In Brachyspira hampsonii, the following are encoded in one genomic region:
- a CDS encoding aspartate 1-decarboxylase, producing MMRSVIKSKINRLTVTRTDLNFRDSITIDEALLDKSDIMDGERVSVINLSSDIRFETEVVKGIRGTGIIGINGDNVHYAKKDDTIIVLSYGHIPEENIKNHKTKIIFVNSYNMVLE from the coding sequence ATGATGAGAAGTGTTATAAAATCCAAAATAAACAGACTTACAGTTACAAGGACAGATTTAAACTTCAGAGATTCAATAACGATAGATGAAGCTTTGCTTGATAAATCAGATATAATGGATGGTGAGAGGGTATCTGTTATTAATTTGAGTAGTGATATTCGCTTTGAAACTGAAGTTGTTAAAGGTATAAGGGGTACAGGTATCATAGGTATAAATGGAGATAATGTTCATTATGCAAAAAAAGATGATACTATAATAGTTCTTTCCTACGGGCATATACCGGAGGAAAATATAAAGAATCATAAAACTAAAATAATATTTGTTAATTCGTATAATATGGTACTTGAATAA